The following coding sequences are from one Chloracidobacterium sp. window:
- the gndA gene encoding NADP-dependent phosphogluconate dehydrogenase, with product MTKAHFGMIGLGTMGRNFLLNIAEHGISGVGYDLDADKRALLLQEGAGMPVAVGVDLPDFLAKLESPRNIMLLVPAGPIVDKVIADLVPHLDPDDLIIDGGNSHFTDTDCRIAELDAKNIGFMGIGVSGGEEGARHGASIMPGGKIEYYKRIETTLQAVSAKVGSEPCVAYMGSGSAGHFVKMVHNGIEYGLMQLIAETYDHLKTVAGMQSDEIARVFSKWNAGHLNSFLIEITSTVLQKRDPESGQFLVDEILDTAGQKGTGKWTSQAAMDLGVPVPTIDSAVTMRQISSQKKLRGELSKCYDFAIPQGHSPLSVEELERALKAAFVVTYAQGLSMLAAASKEHGYGLDIAEIARIWRGGCIIRSALLEDIMRVYSATPELETILMDSDIAKTVGSNALAIRKMVSSAVGQGIPAMCFAATLAYFDAFRSERLPANLIQAQRDYFGAHTYQRTDKEGTFHTPDWDQ from the coding sequence ATGACCAAAGCACATTTCGGAATGATCGGGCTCGGGACAATGGGCCGCAATTTTCTACTAAATATCGCCGAACACGGCATTAGCGGTGTCGGATATGACCTCGACGCTGACAAACGAGCTCTGTTGCTGCAAGAGGGAGCCGGAATGCCGGTAGCTGTCGGTGTCGACCTGCCTGATTTTCTAGCGAAACTCGAATCTCCCAGGAATATTATGCTACTTGTGCCGGCCGGGCCGATAGTAGATAAAGTGATCGCCGACCTCGTCCCGCACCTTGATCCGGACGATCTGATCATTGACGGTGGCAACTCACATTTTACCGACACCGATTGTCGAATCGCCGAACTTGACGCGAAAAATATTGGCTTTATGGGTATCGGTGTCAGCGGCGGCGAGGAAGGTGCGCGTCACGGTGCGAGTATTATGCCGGGCGGCAAGATCGAATATTACAAACGCATCGAAACAACGCTGCAAGCCGTGTCAGCAAAAGTCGGCAGCGAACCGTGCGTTGCGTATATGGGCAGCGGATCGGCGGGCCATTTTGTCAAAATGGTCCATAACGGTATCGAATACGGCCTGATGCAGCTTATCGCTGAGACTTACGACCATCTAAAGACCGTCGCAGGGATGCAGTCGGACGAGATCGCACGCGTTTTTTCTAAGTGGAACGCGGGCCATTTGAATTCATTTCTAATAGAGATCACCTCTACCGTGCTTCAAAAACGGGATCCTGAAAGCGGCCAGTTTCTGGTGGATGAGATACTCGATACTGCGGGACAAAAGGGCACCGGCAAATGGACGTCCCAGGCGGCGATGGACCTCGGCGTACCGGTTCCGACAATAGACAGTGCGGTTACGATGCGGCAGATCTCTTCGCAAAAGAAGTTGCGCGGAGAACTCTCGAAATGTTACGACTTCGCAATTCCACAGGGTCATTCGCCGCTTTCCGTCGAAGAACTTGAACGTGCGCTGAAGGCCGCGTTTGTCGTCACTTATGCCCAAGGGCTCTCGATGCTCGCTGCCGCATCCAAGGAACACGGCTATGGCCTCGACATTGCTGAGATCGCCCGCATCTGGCGTGGTGGGTGCATTATCCGCTCGGCATTACTCGAGGATATAATGCGCGTGTATTCGGCAACTCCGGAGCTTGAAACAATTTTGATGGACAGCGATATTGCTAAAACTGTGGGAAGCAACGCTTTGGCAATACGCAAAATGGTGTCGTCCGCGGTCGGTCAGGGAATTCCGGCGATGTGCTTTGCGGCAACACTCGCTTATTTCGACGCCTTCCGAAGCGAGCGGCTTCCGGCGAACCTGATCCAGGCTCAGCGGGATTATTTCGGAGCTCACACTTACCAGCGAACCGATAAAGAAGGAACGTTTCACACCCCTGATTGGGATCAATAG
- a CDS encoding glycosyl hydrolase produces the protein MRLLSLFAICLFSGHLFAQMPVSSNTDDLNKQLKPVKWRSIGPFRGGRSNAGTGVVGDPKTYYMGTTGGGLWKTDDMGITWRNISDGYFKTGSIGAIAVAESDPNVVYVGMGEHAVRGVMTHHGDGVYRSTDAGKTWKKMGLDETQHISRIIVDPKDPNVLFVAAQGALYSRSSQRGVYRSSDGGSTWKNILFVDDKTGASELSMDMTNTRVLYAAMWEHGRLPWKVISGGPGSGLYKSVDRGETWEKLKDGLPNEMGKMSIAVSRSNPEKVWALIESDTEKDQGGLFVSNNGGKNWKQVSDDNRLTQRAWYYIELFVDPKSENTLYVLSAPALRSNDGGRTWETLSGTHGDFHDLWINPDNPNNFIISNDGGSAVTFNKGKSWSTQSNMPTAQFYRINVDNQFPYRIYGGQQDSTSVSIASREFGGGGITASSWTSSAGGESAFLAFDPNDPKFVLGGSYQGTIGVLDVRAKADTNIMAAPNQYLGMDAKDIKYRYNWNAPIIWSKHEPNTYYHGSQYLLKTGDMGKTWKEVSPDLTRNEKDKQGKGGGPFTNEAVGAENYGTLSYIAESPHEKGVIWTGSDDGLVQLTRDGGATWKNVTPPGLAECLINAIEISPFDKATAYIATTRYKFNDHSPGLYKTSDYGATWTKINNGIPADAFTRVVREDEVRKGLLFAGTELGVFISWNGGSDWTPFQLNLPVTPITDLRVHQGNLIASTSGRSFWILDDLNVIRQYAKNMPAFSVYQASPAYIANGSSELDDSDSEFTGANRFRGVNPANGVVFYYNLPEIKKTDEVTLEIRDAAGVIVNTFSSTPDAAYRKWDGGPDEDPSLAKSTGLNRFVWNMRHRTIPGVPGVYIESSYAGHKASPGKFTAIFKVAGQTVTSGFEILPNPLYPTTPAEYLEYHKLMLRMEGEAATMHRLVNSLYAKQLQLSGILKGLPTVDKFAAIRKSGEELVKRLKAWDEEMIQRKAKAYDDVDNFPNKFTANYLFLMNQTESDIPRINQPSIDRLAELTTQWAGLRSRAAELNEKDIPALNKLLWEAGVGAVWEK, from the coding sequence ATGCGTTTGCTGAGTCTTTTCGCGATTTGCTTGTTTTCGGGTCATTTGTTCGCTCAAATGCCCGTCTCGTCTAATACTGACGATCTAAATAAGCAGTTAAAGCCGGTAAAGTGGCGTTCGATCGGACCGTTTCGCGGCGGGCGTTCAAATGCCGGAACCGGTGTGGTCGGAGACCCCAAAACCTATTATATGGGTACGACCGGCGGTGGTCTGTGGAAGACCGACGATATGGGCATTACGTGGCGAAACATATCTGACGGGTACTTTAAGACCGGCTCCATCGGCGCTATCGCCGTTGCCGAAAGCGACCCGAACGTTGTCTATGTCGGGATGGGCGAACACGCCGTTCGCGGAGTGATGACCCATCACGGCGACGGTGTATATCGTTCGACTGACGCCGGCAAGACTTGGAAAAAGATGGGGCTCGACGAAACTCAGCACATTTCGCGGATAATCGTTGACCCAAAGGATCCGAACGTACTTTTCGTAGCTGCCCAGGGAGCTCTGTATAGCCGTTCGTCGCAACGCGGTGTATATCGATCGTCCGATGGCGGTTCGACGTGGAAAAATATTCTTTTCGTCGATGACAAGACTGGCGCGTCTGAGTTGTCGATGGATATGACCAACACCCGCGTCCTATACGCCGCAATGTGGGAACACGGCAGATTGCCTTGGAAAGTGATAAGTGGCGGACCGGGAAGCGGACTTTATAAATCCGTTGATCGCGGCGAAACCTGGGAAAAGCTTAAGGACGGGCTACCGAACGAGATGGGAAAAATGTCCATCGCAGTCAGCCGTTCGAACCCTGAAAAAGTTTGGGCGTTGATCGAAAGCGATACGGAAAAGGATCAAGGTGGACTCTTTGTATCCAATAATGGCGGTAAAAATTGGAAACAGGTTTCCGACGACAATCGCTTGACGCAGAGGGCTTGGTATTACATCGAACTGTTCGTCGATCCAAAGAGTGAAAATACGCTCTACGTACTGAGTGCACCGGCTTTACGTTCAAACGATGGTGGACGGACCTGGGAGACGCTGTCGGGAACACACGGTGACTTTCACGATCTGTGGATCAATCCCGACAACCCGAATAATTTCATAATTTCCAATGACGGTGGTTCCGCCGTCACCTTTAATAAGGGGAAGAGCTGGAGTACGCAGAGCAATATGCCGACGGCACAGTTCTACCGTATAAACGTCGATAATCAGTTTCCGTATCGTATTTACGGCGGACAGCAGGATAGTACGTCGGTGTCGATCGCCAGCCGCGAATTTGGCGGCGGAGGCATTACGGCTTCAAGTTGGACGTCGTCGGCCGGAGGTGAAAGTGCATTTCTGGCATTCGATCCGAATGATCCCAAATTCGTGCTTGGCGGCAGCTATCAGGGAACGATCGGAGTGCTAGACGTAAGGGCAAAGGCCGACACAAATATAATGGCCGCACCGAACCAATATCTGGGGATGGATGCCAAGGACATTAAGTATCGTTATAACTGGAATGCTCCCATTATCTGGAGCAAACACGAACCGAACACCTACTATCACGGCTCGCAGTATTTGCTCAAGACCGGCGATATGGGCAAGACGTGGAAAGAGGTCTCGCCGGATCTAACGCGAAATGAGAAGGACAAACAGGGGAAAGGCGGCGGACCGTTTACAAACGAAGCAGTCGGAGCGGAAAATTACGGCACTCTCTCATATATAGCCGAGTCGCCTCACGAAAAGGGCGTGATCTGGACCGGAAGTGACGACGGACTTGTTCAACTTACACGCGATGGCGGAGCTACCTGGAAAAATGTCACACCGCCGGGGCTTGCCGAATGTCTGATAAATGCGATCGAGATATCGCCCTTCGATAAGGCGACGGCGTACATCGCAACCACCCGTTATAAATTCAACGACCATTCGCCCGGCCTTTATAAGACCTCAGATTACGGGGCGACTTGGACGAAGATCAACAACGGGATACCGGCAGATGCTTTCACGCGCGTTGTCCGTGAGGATGAAGTTCGAAAGGGATTGCTTTTTGCCGGAACCGAGCTTGGCGTTTTTATCTCTTGGAACGGCGGATCAGATTGGACGCCGTTTCAGCTAAATTTGCCGGTAACGCCGATCACCGATCTGCGTGTACACCAAGGCAATCTGATCGCCTCCACATCCGGGCGATCGTTCTGGATACTAGACGATCTAAATGTGATTCGGCAGTACGCTAAGAATATGCCGGCGTTTTCGGTTTATCAAGCATCTCCGGCATACATAGCAAATGGTTCAAGCGAACTTGACGATTCGGATAGTGAATTTACCGGTGCAAACCGATTTCGAGGAGTCAATCCCGCAAACGGCGTTGTTTTTTATTACAATCTCCCCGAAATTAAAAAGACCGATGAAGTGACGCTTGAGATACGTGACGCCGCCGGCGTTATTGTGAACACATTTTCATCGACGCCCGACGCCGCATATCGAAAATGGGATGGTGGCCCGGACGAAGACCCGTCGCTCGCCAAGTCCACGGGCCTCAATCGATTCGTGTGGAATATGCGTCACCGGACTATCCCGGGCGTTCCGGGTGTATATATCGAGAGCAGTTACGCCGGGCATAAAGCATCGCCGGGCAAGTTTACCGCTATCTTTAAGGTCGCAGGACAAACAGTTACTTCCGGATTTGAGATATTGCCCAACCCGCTTTATCCGACCACACCGGCAGAATATCTTGAATATCATAAGTTGATGCTACGTATGGAGGGCGAGGCGGCCACGATGCACCGTCTGGTCAACAGCCTGTATGCTAAACAACTACAATTATCAGGCATTCTTAAGGGCTTACCGACGGTCGATAAATTTGCCGCGATTCGGAAAAGTGGCGAAGAACTGGTAAAACGACTCAAGGCCTGGGACGAGGAAATGATTCAACGAAAGGCAAAAGCGTATGATGACGTAGATAATTTCCCCAACAAATTCACAGCCAATTATTTGTTCCTGATGAACCAGACGGAAAGTGATATTCCGCGCATCAATCAACCATCGATCGACCGGCTTGCGGAACTCACCACACAATGGGCCGGACTTCGTTCTCGAGCGGCCGAACTGAACGAGAAGGATATTCCGGCATTGAACAAATTACTTTGGGAGGCAGGAGTCGGTGCCGTTTGGGAAAAG